A window of Pirellula sp. SH-Sr6A contains these coding sequences:
- a CDS encoding C1 family peptidase, which translates to MSDFSGYPIEQEDRAFLSSLPNAEGNVPLFGSYEEQRLDPRELIPVENQGSVGSCQGHALSSCMEWCYVIATNGQRQQLSRAMGYYETQRIDGINGDRGSTISGGVKLAKNVGLCEEPLWPYTGRYQPTRPGNWQAITENAAKYKIGRAVQIRTYDDFRAFSGSLQGGIHIGIAWGNSMSKAVVESFSPGMGGHAIAGLCLSDRVDSQGRPYAWIMNSWGQNVGSREHPGWHEWSPNAISQMLRHQWTEMIGISDMPAAKPRKFSIEDWKSKLRV; encoded by the coding sequence GTGAGCGACTTTAGCGGCTACCCAATTGAACAAGAGGACCGTGCGTTCCTTTCGTCGCTTCCAAATGCAGAAGGAAACGTTCCACTGTTTGGATCATACGAAGAGCAGCGTTTAGACCCTCGCGAATTGATCCCTGTTGAGAACCAAGGCTCTGTTGGGTCGTGTCAAGGACACGCATTATCGAGCTGTATGGAATGGTGTTACGTCATTGCGACCAACGGCCAACGGCAACAGCTCTCGCGTGCGATGGGTTATTACGAGACGCAACGCATTGATGGCATCAACGGAGACCGTGGAAGCACCATTAGCGGCGGCGTAAAGTTGGCGAAGAACGTCGGGCTCTGTGAAGAGCCATTGTGGCCATACACCGGACGCTACCAGCCAACTAGACCGGGCAATTGGCAAGCGATTACAGAGAACGCAGCCAAGTACAAGATCGGGCGCGCGGTGCAGATTCGGACCTACGACGACTTTCGCGCCTTCTCTGGTTCCCTGCAAGGCGGAATCCACATAGGTATTGCCTGGGGTAACTCGATGAGTAAAGCTGTTGTGGAATCCTTCTCTCCTGGAATGGGTGGGCACGCGATAGCTGGGTTGTGCTTGTCGGATCGAGTGGACTCACAAGGGAGGCCTTATGCGTGGATTATGAATTCATGGGGTCAGAACGTTGGCTCGCGTGAGCATCCAGGGTGGCATGAATGGAGTCCGAACGCTATCAGCCAAATGCTTCGTCATCAATGGACGGAAATGATTGGCATCTCCGACATGCCCGCCGCGAAACCTCGCAAGTTTTCAATTGAGGACTGGAAGTCGAAACTGAGGGTTTAA
- a CDS encoding MerR family DNA-binding transcriptional regulator — translation MEVFSQADLAKHCDVSRQTIRRWQDSGKIPKPWLSAAGIHLWTKQQADEIRSLSVTLIRCVPSVLASVTQQDQSHKIDSTQAKERG, via the coding sequence ATGGAAGTCTTTTCGCAAGCTGACCTAGCAAAGCACTGCGATGTATCACGGCAAACAATTCGACGATGGCAAGACTCTGGAAAGATTCCCAAGCCTTGGCTAAGCGCGGCTGGTATCCATCTTTGGACGAAGCAACAGGCGGACGAAATTAGGTCTCTTTCGGTCACGCTGATACGTTGCGTACCATCCGTTTTGGCAAGCGTGACGCAACAGGACCAATCGCATAAGATTGATTCAACTCAAGCCAAAGAGAGGGGGTGA
- a CDS encoding replicative DNA helicase, with the protein MLSIPETRDTETTRAERALVGLMIIHPSIIDRCEIELHDYRCVDSDASQIWPVLCELRRGNFPMADLTSLAVEVRKRGIAPASLARVANEAGLPSNENFYIHTLTKQRRKRRLLKLAADALEKLDREDCDVDSVADSLSSGLASIPQLSKRKSRAGDIMMDVLALSEETQQPVRKVFSGISTLDLKMGGFRDGQLIVLAARPSVGKSALAAQMAINAAKDGAKTLFISLEMSAQETVARAMAFETGINMQHILDGTLQIGDVNRLKGLATAYQNEIPLYVEDRSNLTMHRLEMLVKQYSAKQRLGFVVVDYIGLVSSDDSRKSAWEVTEKVSKGLKQLAKSEKVPILALSQLNRDSEKEKQIAIPTLAQLRNSGSVEQDADAVLLLHRESRQSKDATLILAKGRNCGTGKLSLEYNGPKYEFIPAMVDNEFSKDF; encoded by the coding sequence ATGCTTAGCATACCTGAGACTCGCGATACCGAGACCACACGCGCTGAGCGTGCACTGGTCGGGTTGATGATTATTCATCCGTCGATAATCGATCGATGCGAAATAGAACTCCACGACTACCGATGCGTCGACAGCGATGCTAGCCAGATTTGGCCGGTGTTGTGCGAGTTGCGTCGTGGTAACTTCCCGATGGCAGATTTAACTTCGCTAGCCGTAGAAGTTCGCAAGCGTGGTATTGCACCGGCGTCGCTTGCTAGGGTCGCAAATGAAGCTGGGTTGCCGTCGAATGAGAACTTTTACATTCACACGTTGACGAAGCAACGACGGAAGCGAAGGCTGTTGAAACTAGCTGCGGATGCGTTAGAAAAACTCGACCGAGAAGACTGCGATGTGGATTCCGTTGCGGATTCGCTTAGCAGCGGACTTGCATCTATCCCGCAACTATCGAAGCGGAAGAGCCGAGCCGGTGACATCATGATGGATGTCTTGGCGTTGTCAGAAGAGACGCAGCAACCGGTTCGAAAAGTGTTTAGCGGAATATCCACGCTCGATTTAAAGATGGGTGGATTTCGCGATGGTCAATTAATCGTTTTGGCTGCACGACCTAGCGTTGGCAAATCCGCATTGGCTGCACAGATGGCAATCAATGCAGCAAAGGACGGTGCGAAAACTCTGTTCATATCGCTGGAGATGTCTGCACAGGAAACCGTAGCGAGAGCGATGGCGTTCGAGACGGGAATCAACATGCAGCATATTCTCGATGGGACTTTGCAAATCGGAGACGTAAATCGCTTGAAAGGATTAGCGACTGCGTATCAAAACGAAATTCCTCTGTATGTGGAGGACCGTTCGAACCTGACAATGCACAGGCTAGAGATGCTTGTTAAGCAATACTCCGCGAAGCAGAGACTAGGTTTTGTCGTGGTTGACTATATCGGTTTGGTGTCCAGCGATGACTCTCGCAAGTCTGCGTGGGAGGTGACTGAGAAGGTCAGCAAAGGATTAAAGCAACTAGCAAAATCCGAGAAGGTTCCGATACTTGCGTTGTCTCAATTGAACCGTGACTCCGAAAAGGAAAAGCAGATTGCAATACCGACGCTTGCACAATTACGCAACAGCGGTTCAGTCGAGCAAGATGCGGACGCTGTTTTGTTGCTGCATCGAGAAAGCAGACAATCGAAGGACGCAACATTGATACTTGCGAAGGGTCGAAATTGCGGTACCGGTAAGCTGTCTCTCGAATACAACGGACCAAAGTATGAGTTTATCCCAGCGATGGTCGACAACGAGTTTTCAAAGGATTTCTAA
- a CDS encoding recombinase RecT, protein MSEATKEAKPETAIAKKPNGIKDWLKSDALKTQIASVAPKHMAPERVMRIALNAVSRTPKLADCTPESFMRCLLDLSSWGLEPDGRHAHLIPYGTECTLVLDYKGLVTLAYRSGWVKKIHADVVFEGDIFVYSLGTVCQHIPWEFRDDANKPEHKGHFRAAYCVVTMADGIEKHEVMTASEIDAIKAKSRSGNSGPWKDHYTEMAKKTVYRRASKWLPLSPEQADAMERDDDRIIDAVSVAVTQRLSKAAMPLIGANETGDTE, encoded by the coding sequence GTGAGTGAAGCAACGAAAGAAGCGAAGCCGGAAACGGCGATTGCAAAGAAGCCGAACGGAATTAAGGACTGGCTAAAGAGCGACGCGTTGAAGACGCAGATAGCCAGCGTTGCACCCAAGCACATGGCACCGGAGCGAGTGATGCGTATTGCACTCAACGCAGTGTCCCGAACTCCGAAGCTAGCCGATTGCACGCCAGAAAGCTTCATGCGTTGCCTTTTGGATTTGTCCTCTTGGGGACTGGAGCCAGACGGACGCCACGCGCACCTCATTCCTTACGGGACTGAGTGCACGCTGGTCTTGGATTACAAGGGTTTAGTGACTCTCGCGTATCGAAGCGGATGGGTCAAGAAGATCCATGCCGATGTTGTTTTTGAGGGTGACATCTTTGTTTATTCGCTAGGGACTGTTTGCCAGCATATTCCTTGGGAGTTCCGAGACGACGCAAATAAGCCGGAACACAAGGGACATTTTCGAGCTGCCTATTGCGTGGTAACGATGGCTGACGGAATCGAGAAGCACGAAGTCATGACGGCATCGGAAATCGACGCGATAAAGGCGAAGTCGAGGTCAGGAAATTCGGGACCGTGGAAAGACCACTATACCGAGATGGCGAAGAAGACCGTTTATCGTCGGGCTTCCAAGTGGCTGCCTTTGTCTCCAGAGCAAGCGGACGCTATGGAGCGAGACGACGACAGGATTATCGATGCGGTGAGCGTGGCGGTCACGCAGAGGCTCTCCAAGGCTGCTATGCCGCTGATTGGTGCGAACGAAACGGGAGACACAGAGTAA
- a CDS encoding PD-(D/E)XK nuclease-like domain-containing protein, whose translation MKSDAEYHADTSRISNSMMSLLKRSPRLFYQRYILGEAEEPTDAMRFGSYLHTLVLEPEEIPNRYYIAPKVDRRTKEGKAAWAQSQELAIGKELVTEADAQLASLCASSILWHQDFKLFAKLITESVIEERIDFTFANYDCRCKPDMVHVGSRLCFDIKTAKGASPAAFSKSVAEYGYHRQAAFYRHALQEKYGEYFRFLFVVVETSAPFESAIYELDFDAIEKGEQELETLIAEYRVRLANDDWSPEFSKGINTLSLPRWYQSGIYQYEGEQVSE comes from the coding sequence ATGAAAAGCGATGCTGAATACCATGCGGACACGAGCCGCATTAGCAACTCGATGATGTCGCTATTGAAGAGGTCGCCAAGGCTGTTTTACCAGCGGTACATACTCGGAGAGGCGGAAGAGCCAACGGACGCAATGCGATTTGGTAGCTATCTGCATACGCTTGTTCTGGAGCCGGAGGAGATTCCTAATCGGTACTACATTGCACCGAAGGTTGACAGGCGAACGAAGGAAGGAAAAGCAGCGTGGGCTCAGTCGCAGGAGTTGGCGATTGGCAAGGAATTGGTTACCGAAGCAGATGCACAGCTTGCGTCGCTTTGTGCGAGTTCTATTCTATGGCACCAAGACTTTAAGTTATTCGCAAAGCTAATTACCGAGTCGGTCATAGAAGAGCGAATCGACTTTACTTTCGCAAACTATGATTGCCGATGCAAGCCGGACATGGTGCATGTTGGATCTCGTCTTTGCTTCGACATCAAGACCGCAAAGGGTGCCAGCCCAGCAGCTTTCTCCAAGTCTGTCGCGGAGTATGGCTACCATCGGCAAGCGGCGTTCTATCGCCACGCATTGCAGGAGAAGTATGGCGAGTACTTCCGATTCCTGTTCGTCGTTGTTGAGACTTCTGCACCATTTGAATCGGCAATCTACGAGCTGGATTTCGATGCAATCGAAAAGGGAGAGCAAGAACTGGAGACGTTGATTGCAGAGTATCGAGTACGACTCGCAAACGACGACTGGTCACCAGAGTTTTCCAAGGGCATCAACACGTTGTCGTTGCCACGTTGGTATCAGAGTGGGATTTATCAATACGAAGGAGAGCAAGTAAGTGAGTGA
- a CDS encoding carbon storage regulator: MLILERKLNERILIGDDIVVTLVAARNGKVRLAVEAPREVTILRQEVFERQQKAKELANGLVQ, encoded by the coding sequence ATGTTGATTTTGGAACGGAAGTTAAATGAACGGATTTTGATTGGTGACGACATTGTTGTAACACTTGTTGCGGCGCGGAACGGCAAGGTACGGCTTGCTGTCGAGGCACCGAGGGAAGTCACCATCTTGCGTCAAGAAGTATTCGAGCGTCAACAGAAAGCAAAGGAGCTTGCGAATGGGTTGGTTCAATAA
- a CDS encoding helix-turn-helix domain-containing protein translates to MIMTIKGQNDEFFTTKEAAIYLHVAEDTVRTYCKRNLLQPYGKIGTSLLFTRAECDRYNREKRGPGKPPKNS, encoded by the coding sequence ATGATAATGACCATCAAAGGACAAAACGACGAATTTTTCACCACGAAAGAGGCAGCTATTTACCTGCACGTTGCCGAGGACACGGTGCGCACCTACTGCAAGAGGAATCTACTACAGCCCTACGGAAAGATAGGGACTTCCTTGCTTTTCACCCGCGCGGAATGCGACCGATACAACAGGGAAAAACGCGGTCCTGGAAAACCTCCAAAAAATTCTTAG
- a CDS encoding sirohydrochlorin chelatase has product MFEQVPHAKSISSSRDEVADPIGDRLNGRNAGVLVVGHGTRKLAGQEQLLLLSDQIASLLPGTPVEACFLELAEPDIEQGLCKLREQGCEAVVVVPVLLFTAAHAKSDIPDAVAASAEGLGLRVLAQTASLEVHPAVLALSKLRFDEILGLPGGVHCPSGGCAAGELPNARCDSAPDRPGDCPLAQWLGVRRSGEGGGGGDSVALAMVGRGTSDRDALEKMRLFTELRCKESLVAWSETGFFAGGKPDIDDLLERASRSGCDTVIVQPHLLFEGELIDQLRQRIRERRAAGSGITWWITRTLGADPALARVFLELLKDATSAW; this is encoded by the coding sequence GTGTTCGAACAAGTCCCTCACGCCAAGTCGATTTCTTCGAGTCGAGACGAGGTTGCCGATCCGATTGGGGATCGACTGAATGGTCGAAATGCGGGGGTACTGGTTGTTGGACACGGGACCCGCAAGCTCGCAGGACAGGAACAATTGCTTCTATTGAGCGATCAGATCGCTTCCCTTTTGCCGGGCACCCCTGTCGAAGCGTGTTTTTTGGAGTTAGCAGAGCCTGATATAGAGCAGGGGCTTTGCAAGCTCCGCGAGCAGGGCTGTGAGGCGGTCGTGGTTGTCCCGGTCCTACTCTTTACTGCGGCCCATGCGAAGTCGGACATTCCCGATGCGGTGGCTGCTTCCGCCGAGGGGCTTGGACTGAGGGTGTTAGCGCAAACTGCGTCCTTGGAAGTTCATCCGGCGGTTTTAGCTCTCTCCAAGCTTCGATTCGATGAGATTTTGGGTTTGCCCGGAGGAGTTCATTGCCCGAGCGGGGGATGTGCTGCTGGGGAGTTGCCAAATGCTCGTTGCGATTCGGCACCGGACCGTCCCGGCGATTGTCCGCTTGCTCAGTGGCTCGGCGTTCGAAGGTCCGGGGAAGGCGGGGGGGGAGGGGACTCTGTCGCGTTGGCGATGGTGGGCCGGGGGACCAGCGACCGGGACGCCTTGGAAAAGATGCGATTGTTCACCGAGCTTCGCTGCAAAGAATCCTTGGTCGCGTGGAGTGAAACCGGTTTTTTCGCGGGTGGCAAGCCCGACATCGATGACCTTCTGGAACGGGCTTCTCGCTCGGGATGTGACACGGTCATTGTGCAACCGCACCTGCTATTTGAAGGGGAATTGATCGACCAATTGCGGCAACGAATTCGAGAACGCCGCGCGGCCGGCTCCGGGATCACTTGGTGGATTACGAGAACTTTAGGAGCCGATCCCGCATTGGCTCGGGTCTTTTTAGAGCTTTTGAAGGACGCTACGTCGGCTTGGTAG
- a CDS encoding SulP family inorganic anion transporter, producing MSSRLADGIFKYVPALESLRTYSLDHFRRDLFAGLTVAAVAVPQGMAYATIFHMPPAMGLYTAIVMTTVGALLDSSKQLINGPTNAISIAMLSALAVLPEDSWIGAAIMMALMIGVIQTSIALFRFGDLSRFISHAVIVGFTLGASVLLLLDQLKVILGIKSMGGHHDHFLVRFYRTMTEGGAIHLPTFGIATFTIAMAVAIRFLNRRLRLGLPELLIAIASSAALLAFVDPSQSSGVRLLDPVPRELPAFALPPLDWNQMRTLSSSAAAIAFLGLLEAMAMAKSIAAKTGQKLDMNQQCLSEGVANLAGSFFHCFPGSGSLTRSYINHACGAATQWSGVISAVGVMGTILLIAPLAQYVPRAALGGVLILTAFRMTDPKAIVYYFKATRFDAIIMIATAVSAVFVSIEFCILIGVFLSFAFYVPRAAKIKVNELTITSDRVIREATESDVRCSFIRILNIEGEMFFGCAPELERQLQAFEESLPDTSQLIVIRLRRSNNPDAVCMHVMENFIQRMKQRRVTVMLSGVHAAMATTMRNVGLDQLVGPENIFREETEVWASTFTAMKKAYAQIGTARCQHCPNRQIAQEERNDWSYMI from the coding sequence ATGTCTTCTCGTCTCGCCGATGGAATCTTCAAGTACGTTCCGGCCTTGGAGTCCCTTCGCACCTATAGCTTGGATCATTTTCGGCGGGATCTCTTCGCAGGGCTGACCGTTGCCGCAGTGGCCGTCCCGCAGGGCATGGCTTACGCCACCATTTTCCACATGCCTCCGGCAATGGGGCTTTACACTGCGATCGTCATGACCACCGTCGGCGCGTTGCTGGATTCTTCCAAGCAACTCATCAACGGCCCGACCAACGCCATTTCCATCGCCATGCTGAGCGCTTTGGCGGTGCTGCCTGAAGATTCGTGGATCGGTGCTGCGATCATGATGGCGTTGATGATTGGCGTGATCCAAACCTCGATCGCCTTGTTTCGCTTCGGAGACTTATCTCGATTTATTTCCCACGCGGTAATCGTCGGATTTACGTTGGGAGCGTCGGTTCTCCTTTTGCTCGATCAGTTGAAAGTCATCCTCGGCATCAAATCGATGGGCGGGCATCATGATCACTTCCTCGTTCGTTTTTACCGGACGATGACGGAGGGAGGAGCTATCCACTTGCCGACCTTTGGTATTGCGACGTTCACGATTGCTATGGCGGTTGCCATTCGATTTCTCAATCGACGTTTGCGATTGGGGTTGCCGGAGCTGCTGATTGCCATCGCTTCCTCCGCAGCGCTTCTGGCTTTCGTCGATCCATCGCAATCCTCGGGTGTGCGGCTTTTAGATCCCGTCCCGCGAGAGCTTCCCGCCTTTGCATTGCCTCCATTGGACTGGAACCAAATGCGGACTCTTTCCAGTAGCGCGGCCGCGATTGCATTTCTCGGGCTTTTGGAGGCAATGGCGATGGCCAAGTCGATCGCAGCCAAAACAGGTCAGAAGCTCGACATGAACCAGCAGTGCTTGAGCGAAGGGGTCGCGAACCTCGCGGGGAGTTTCTTTCACTGTTTTCCCGGGTCGGGGTCGCTTACCCGTTCTTACATCAATCACGCTTGCGGGGCTGCCACCCAGTGGTCTGGCGTGATCAGCGCCGTGGGAGTGATGGGAACCATTCTGTTGATTGCCCCCTTGGCCCAATACGTCCCGCGAGCGGCCCTCGGCGGGGTCTTGATCCTCACCGCCTTTCGCATGACGGATCCCAAGGCGATCGTTTATTATTTCAAAGCGACCCGTTTTGATGCCATCATCATGATTGCGACGGCGGTATCTGCGGTCTTCGTTTCGATTGAGTTTTGTATTTTGATCGGTGTCTTCCTTTCGTTCGCGTTTTACGTTCCGCGAGCGGCGAAGATCAAAGTCAACGAGCTGACCATCACCAGCGACCGCGTCATCCGCGAGGCGACGGAGTCCGATGTTCGCTGCTCGTTCATCCGGATTTTGAATATCGAAGGGGAGATGTTCTTCGGCTGCGCACCGGAGTTGGAGAGGCAGCTTCAAGCCTTCGAGGAATCCCTCCCGGATACATCGCAGCTCATCGTGATCCGGTTGCGAAGAAGCAACAATCCAGACGCGGTCTGCATGCACGTCATGGAGAATTTCATACAACGCATGAAACAACGACGAGTCACGGTCATGCTCTCCGGGGTCCACGCGGCCATGGCGACGACGATGCGAAACGTCGGGTTGGATCAACTCGTCGGCCCCGAAAATATTTTTCGTGAAGAAACCGAGGTCTGGGCGAGCACCTTCACCGCGATGAAAAAAGCCTACGCACAAATTGGAACGGCTCGATGCCAGCATTGCCCGAATCGGCAAATCGCTCAAGAAGAACGGAACGACTGGTCCTATATGATTTGA
- a CDS encoding sugar phosphate nucleotidyltransferase: protein MRIQKAVITAAGPGQGALPLQRLVDRDGMEKTALEMIVEEIDAAGIESIGIVISPGNEEAYRKAAGPYLDRLTFVIQPEPRGYGQALLCAKTFARNEPFLHLVGDHLYLSRNGQRCAQQIIEVATKENSAVSGVHPTKEKMLPYFGAIGGNRLPQTDRLYEVKRVIEKPTPTLAEQELTIAGFRSGIYLCFFGMHVLTPSVLDILESLVDEHRRPIALSEALQELALRERYLAVEVEGFRYNIGVKYGLLNTQLALSLSGVDRDQVLSDMVELLATR, encoded by the coding sequence ATGAGAATTCAAAAAGCGGTTATCACGGCAGCCGGCCCCGGCCAAGGGGCATTGCCGCTCCAGCGTCTCGTCGATCGAGATGGAATGGAAAAAACGGCCCTGGAAATGATCGTGGAAGAAATCGACGCAGCCGGGATTGAATCGATAGGTATCGTCATCAGCCCGGGCAACGAAGAAGCCTACCGAAAAGCTGCGGGCCCCTACCTCGACCGATTGACCTTCGTCATCCAACCGGAACCGAGAGGCTATGGCCAAGCCCTCTTGTGCGCGAAGACCTTTGCTCGCAACGAACCTTTTCTCCACCTCGTCGGAGACCATTTGTATTTAAGTCGAAACGGCCAGCGTTGCGCTCAACAGATCATCGAGGTCGCAACCAAGGAAAACAGTGCCGTTTCCGGAGTGCACCCCACCAAAGAAAAGATGCTTCCCTACTTCGGTGCTATCGGCGGCAATCGCTTGCCCCAAACCGATCGTCTTTATGAAGTGAAGCGTGTGATCGAGAAGCCGACTCCCACGCTGGCCGAGCAGGAACTGACCATCGCGGGCTTTCGAAGCGGGATCTATCTCTGCTTCTTTGGTATGCACGTCCTAACTCCTTCGGTCCTGGATATCTTGGAATCCCTCGTGGACGAACATCGACGTCCTATCGCCTTGTCCGAAGCGCTGCAGGAGCTGGCACTGCGCGAACGCTATCTCGCTGTCGAGGTGGAGGGGTTCCGCTACAACATCGGCGTCAAGTACGGACTGCTGAACACCCAACTGGCTCTATCCCTCTCAGGAGTCGATCGCGACCAAGTCCTCAGCGATATGGTCGAACTGCTGGCCACTCGATAA